ATGAAACAAATCTCGTGTTCGTTTAGCACATCATACGATCAACCGGgataaatatgcaaatgcatGCAAACAAATCCGCGCTCTAGGCTAATAACCATCGAATTATCAACAAGTTGGTTAATAGTCAGTGGTAATACAGAACAACactaatacagtaatactGCAATAgcactataataatgtaattatagcattgattaaaatatatacgattgTTCTGTGGTAGTGGCACAGAATATAACAagtagtaggtaggtataatagttTTCATGACCGGGGTTTTTGAAGTACTCGTTATCAATTGTCATCAGCTTATCACTGACGACGTGCGGTGTTGATAAGCGACCTCGTGGCTCGTGGTTGACTCTCgtgtttacaattttcaaattttcaaacccATTGGGAATTTTCTTTTGACATTAacagttttaagttttatgtgTTTAACGTGATTTTAGCAAGATGAAACCTCATCGccataaagaatataataggTTTAAAGTAAGAGCACCGAACAGTAGTAACGAGttcaatatattgttttatttaccataaataataaaacattgtctaatactacttatattattaatattatttgtggtttcaaccatattatactaaatatttaatatttttttgttctgacCTTTAGTTTCAACCATTCAGCGAGAGAATATCGGAAATTGATGTTGATGTGTTCCACCGTGTTGGACATAGCAATGAAGATTTTGATGATACTCAAAAAACTCGATTTTCTCAAGCTATTGAACGATGGAATGATTTAAACAGATCTGAGagttataatcaattatgCAGTAATTTAAAGCAATCACAATTAGAAAGCTTGCCTCAACTCTTGGCaagaaaacatgaaatatcaCAAgtcttatttaaatacatggaAGATTCTGATCCGCTTTCAATTCAAGCTGCACTAGAGTAAGTTTAAACTCAtatgcttatttttaattgctataTTTCATATGTGCACCTACTGATTTTACTTTTTGGTGTAATCATAATatggtgttattattttaaaggtttGTTGTTGCATTTGCTCAAGACTTACGGCAAGAATTCTATGAATATTTCCCTGAATTTTTAAGACtatgtataaaactattacgGACAAAAGACGCTGAACAAATAGAGTGGTCATTTACGTGTTtagcttatttatttaagtttttatggcGTTTGATTGTGCGTGATATCAAACCTGTATTTGAGTGTATTGTTTTGTTGCTTGGAGATGACCAACCACCCTATGTCAATGATTTTGCAGCAGAAAGTTTTTCATTTGTAGCCAGAAAAGTAAAAGacaagaaattttttttgaaaatggtgctcaaaaacttaaaacataaaCGAGATGTAAgagatattgtttaataaaattaagattatttttacatgtgtatttaaataatttgatatatttcagAGTATTTATGGTTGTTCGAAACTTCTTTTTGAAGTAATCAAAGGCATGGCTGGTGGCTTACACACTTGTgcagatttatttttaccagtTTACTTAAATTCTCTTGCTGATAcagatatttcatataaattactgAATGATGTATTGAACatgttatttgataatatccTTGGGCATATTGAACCTAAGAAGAGTACACCCATATGGACAATACTTAAggtataaaatgttgaataaatagattttctttttttctttaatattgaatggttttattttagaaaacgaCATCTGAATTTttgactatttataataacaatcaaaATGAAAGGACAATTGACAATTTAAATCAGGCTTTGATTCTTTGTCATCGATTTATAGCTCATAAAAATGGATCATGCATTCAAAATTTGACTGAAGTATTCGAATGGGTACttgattatttgaattatgcaCCCCAGTTAGCTGAGGATCATTTACATACTTTATGTTCTATTGTAAGCACACTCTGCCTATCAAGTATTGGTCTACCATCATATCAATCAAATACtttaattgaaaaagtaagtaatatacataaatattttaagtttcagtaaatttatttattttaatttctaggtcatgtctttaaaaaatatcaacattttagtAGCATTTACTGaacaaatgtatacctatataaattttgagctttcaataattcaaaaatttttaaattttgttgctgaacttattaatacaaataaagaaaTTCCCAAATCTATAGTTATTTGCTTATCTAGATACTTAAATGATAATTCTCCCCTCAGATCCTATAGTTATGACAAATGGaggattaattacaaaaatacactTTATGGAAGGTAAgagacttaatttattataagatgtTATCTTCTCTgattaagatatttaattacatttgtttCTTATTGAGTTAGGCAGTTTTACTAATTGTTAAGgtttaataagaaattaatctGATAGTTAAGCtgcatatcattatattaattaaattaattgtgataataattcaatgtttattttttttccagacATAATGATAGTGAAATAATTGGAAACTATATTctcaaatatttagaaaatattcaaataagcAATTGTGATGCTGATGATGTTCCATGTTATCTGATTTTACTGCAACATTTTTGTCACAATGAAAAAACttcaacaacaattttaaaaaaattgtttgaattaaCAACAAAAGAATTGGAAAATGCTGATGTCATAAATCTTTTCTCTTTTCTTAACattattgaaacaattatGAGACTAAgagaaaattttaatgattggtTTGATTTACATGAATTAATACCTAAACTAAATTtacttctaaataataaatacgggTGCTGTGCTTTAGTTTTGGAAATAATtcatgttttgattttaaatttacaaattcaaattagtGATAATTACATCAaagaattagaaaataaacttattgatTTACTATCATCGCCATATCATCAAGTACGTCTTAcaagttgtaaaatattagtattaataaattcaccTACACATACACATCTCATGGAAAGAAATAgcctattcaaattattagaatCAGTTGAAATTGTACCAATATCATTAAATGAATATCGTGCACGTCTTTTACGTATTCAACATTTGGATAATAATGatacgtttttaaatacatacaaaacaGTCAAAGATGCATCAGAAATTGCTGTAAAATTCCTTTTAGGCAATCTACACATCAATTTCAGACCAATATGGGATCCAGTTGTCAAGTTAATAGTATCGCATGCTAAAGCATCAAAGACATTTTGGCCTGTATATGAAAAACAACTTGAGTTGAGTGTCAGACatgataattatgttataaagcCTGCCGAACCAAAAGAAGAATTTACGAGtaacatttattgttaaatattgtttttgattccaatttaataaaataattttttaggtgACTTTATTTCTGAACGATATAAAAAGTTGAATAATACTACAGAGCgtgtagatataaataattatagaattttactGTGGAACAGTATGGTAGATTTCGGAGACCTAAtagaatcaaaaaataaagatattgtaatacattttctaaattttattaggtaaattgttgtatatttattttgttttaagttattaaattattttaaaaataataagttattaataaagttcaTTAATTTAGGTCTGAGTATATGCAAAGTAATTCAGAATTAGCTAATAGTtggaatataaaacaaaatttagatGAAAACAATCTTGAAACTGATATTGAGGATAATTTGAATGAAACCAGTTCTGAAGAACCTATCAATTCAAATAAATCTCTCaccaagtattatttattttcagatcctttaataattgtgtagAAAGTTTgatgatattgtataatttatttatgtatctattttttagattattattatctcatttaaaattaatgtcaaCCATTCGTAATCCAAAAGGCATTTATAAAGAGTCTGAAGTATTTGATGTTTATTTAAGTCttctttcaaataaaaacgctgAGATACAAAAAGCCGCTTTTGAttgtttattaacatataaacaaAAGCATGTTACTCCTTACAAGTAAGACAATTgagacaaattttattttaatatttattgttgtacaaagtacaaattgtttttatgtatatcaaatttatattaataattttgtttttcagggaaaatctttataaattaatcaatgaaaaatcatttaaggCTGAATTAGTTATGTTTAGAGTAGACTCAGAAAGTGAAGCAATATTATCAGAGCATCGACCACTATTAATGCCCCTTATAATGaggtaataatgttatagcttaaataaatattttatcaattttttttttttaaatgatacgttttttatttgttagaacataattaattataaatattttattttagaatgatTTATGGTAAATTGTTGGGTGGAGGTGGACCTAAATCAGGTAGCAAGTGTTCTGGACAAAATCGGCGAACTGCTATTATGCGTTTTCTTGTGGGTTGTGAAGAACGTGAACTCATCGTTTTTATGCAAATGGTATTCAGGGTGCTTTACAGTCAAATTCAATGTaagattatcaaataatatttaattgaacttttttataaactatttattttttttagtttcagaATGTCCCTTAGAAATGACTCGTCATATAGTGAATACTCTTGATTTGGAACATGTCCTTCCACCTAGACGCCTACTATCTTCAGTTAACATGTGTGCTGTTATATTAAAGCAATGTGGCGCTTTATCAGGCACGGATGGTCTTTATTACATGCTAAGAGTTTTATTGTGTGTTGGTGCTAATATAAAAGCCATGTTGATGCATCGTTCTTCTGTACATTCTGGTTACTTCAGCACAATATCTAAAGTTCGAGTTAcaacagttgaaactttaacaacattttttcaacattttgaaaatttttcatggaataaaagttttttggaCTCAGTATTTGAAGTGTTCATTGAACCATCATTGAGTAAAATGCCAGTTGAATGTCTGCAACATCCTACTCCTTTAATGAAACTATTAGTGGTTTGGAGCCAAATAcctaggtaattattaatattgcacCATATACCATGAAAtcataagattatttttatttataaattttatgattagattactttataacaattattattaaaattttaaaaactatttttaatgggTTGTTTTCAGATACTATTGTTTATTGGGGTaccctataaataatttaacaccaatagaaattttaatagatatattaatatcagacAAAACTCATGGtggagtaaaaaaaataattcttgaaGTTATCGATAGACTTTTAACTTTTGACGGAACTTATAATGATGCTATGGATGTTGATGTTCCAGCTCTTGATATACCTCTTCCTTCATTGCCCTTAGAATATGAAGGTAATATCTAAATCTTAAAAAgtacacacattttatatatttatattatttatttaaatttattgttaacagatgttttaaatgttggtTCTCGTTTATTGTATAACTACCTTCCGactattcttaaatatttgtacaacgAATTGTCAAAAAAAAGAGGTGTTGGCCTTGCATCAATCGAAATGTCCATATTGACTAGAGCTTCTGAACTAGTGCGAGATCAACAATCCAGTTCAAATTTACTGTCTTTATTGTTTCcagtcttattaaaaaaagccaCCAGTGATGAAATGGCTATTGCTCCATTATTTGCTACTGTAAACTGTTTGGTAGCAAATGTTGATGATGTTGGATCATTGCCTAGACAGTTAGCCACACTTTATGGTACTGTTGTTGGGCAACATAGTAGAAATATGTTACTTGAATTCACTAAAATCATTGCTAAGAAGAGTCCGTAAGTAATTTGATTGTcttaaggaaaaaaaattagtttattgatatttatataattacagtaCTTTATTTGCACAATAGtacttaaatttgttatacttaaatagaatattttatttaataggaaTAGTAACATACATTGTGATAtactaaatgatttaaatgctTGGGATAAGCGGCATTTGGATCAACCAGATTTTGATTGTAGAATGAatgcgttaaaaaaaattaaagttttgttGGATAGTAATGATATATCTGTTGAATTTGGTGcatttgtgatttataattgtttttatattttcaacaacgtgagtaacaaataataatatattcaagaattaatcatattttgaaattacttagatacattaataaattaatattatttgtaggtCAATGATATCGGCCTCAGAGATACTGCAAgtacatgtttaaaaaatatcagttgTTATCTTtgcttaaaatatgcaaaacagTCACCTGAGCGAACATTTATTCTGGATTCTGTTTTATTGCCGTCAATACGCAATGGGATTCAAGGATCTAAAGAATTGGTTCAGTATGAATCAATTTCACTATTAGGACATTTggtttgtttataatacacttaataatgtctattgtttataatttttataaatttatatctactatttttttttatcagtcaAGAAAATGTGCCCATgttcattttgtatttaatgatttacaaCCTTTGTCTAATGAAACTGATTTGGAAGGTGATTTCTTTGAGAATATTCAACATTTACAAACTTATCGAAAAGTGAAGGCTTTACATaggtaagtaaatttaatttatattttatacatatgaatatatcattttgttttaaatatatttaacagtatttatacaaataatattattttatttggtggTATTTatgatcattaattattatttagattctgTGAAATCATGAAAAAGAGTTATCATTGTCCAAGACCTAAAACAATCGTGCATTACCTTTTGCCATTGGCCAATCAATTTTTATGCTCTCAAAAATACTCTGCTAAAAATAGTCTTGTTGATGCTGCTATTGATGTAAGATTGATAGATACATTACATaccttaaactaaaaatacctTCACTTTgaatatacgttttaattataatattatattattattaatattaattaattttataggctGTTACTACAATGAGTCGCATACTACCGTGGCAACAATATGAAACTTTGCtgaaattttacttaaataaaatgcgACAGtcaattgattttcaaaagcAAACGGTGCGCATTGTGTCAGGAATATTAGATTCAtttcattttgatttatctcGAACAGCAGAAAGAGAATCTATAGTTATACAGAATTTGACACCAGTAAAAAAGATTAAAGACACGTCTCAGAATGCAACACAGAATAATGAAACTGAAAATGAAAATCTTGATAAAGTTGAAAATGAAATGGAAGTAGATGACAACATTGATGTTGTTGGTGATGATGACAATGATAATGATGATGAAAATGatgagaaaaatgaaaataatgaattgattttagaaaaaattcatGTTTTATGTCCATCAAcagcaataaaaattactaaagcAATTTCAGTAGGATTATTGCCTCAGCTCAATAAAAACCTAGCGCAGTATTCAGAATCCGATCGTAGTCATAAAATTAACAGAAAACAAGCTGAATATGACAAAGAAGAAATGGAGATGCTGAAAATTCCAGTTGCACTG
This sequence is a window from Rhopalosiphum maidis isolate BTI-1 chromosome 1, ASM367621v3, whole genome shotgun sequence. Protein-coding genes within it:
- the LOC113560590 gene encoding small subunit processome component 20 homolog isoform X1, which codes for MKPHRHKEYNRFKFQPFSERISEIDVDVFHRVGHSNEDFDDTQKTRFSQAIERWNDLNRSESYNQLCSNLKQSQLESLPQLLARKHEISQVLFKYMEDSDPLSIQAALEFVVAFAQDLRQEFYEYFPEFLRLCIKLLRTKDAEQIEWSFTCLAYLFKFLWRLIVRDIKPVFECIVLLLGDDQPPYVNDFAAESFSFVARKVKDKKFFLKMVLKNLKHKRDSIYGCSKLLFEVIKGMAGGLHTCADLFLPVYLNSLADTDISYKLLNDVLNMLFDNILGHIEPKKSTPIWTILKKTTSEFLTIYNNNQNERTIDNLNQALILCHRFIAHKNGSCIQNLTEVFEWVLDYLNYAPQLAEDHLHTLCSIVSTLCLSSIGLPSYQSNTLIEKVMSLKNINILVAFTEQMYTYINFELSIIQKFLNFVAELINTNKEIPKSIVICLSRYLNDNSPLRSYSYDKWRINYKNTLYGRHNDSEIIGNYILKYLENIQISNCDADDVPCYLILLQHFCHNEKTSTTILKKLFELTTKELENADVINLFSFLNIIETIMRLRENFNDWFDLHELIPKLNLLLNNKYGCCALVLEIIHVLILNLQIQISDNYIKELENKLIDLLSSPYHQVRLTSCKILVLINSPTHTHLMERNSLFKLLESVEIVPISLNEYRARLLRIQHLDNNDTFLNTYKTVKDASEIAVKFLLGNLHINFRPIWDPVVKLIVSHAKASKTFWPVYEKQLELSVRHDNYVIKPAEPKEEFTSDFISERYKKLNNTTERVDINNYRILLWNSMVDFGDLIESKNKDIVIHFLNFIRSEYMQSNSELANSWNIKQNLDENNLETDIEDNLNETSSEEPINSNKSLTKLLLSHLKLMSTIRNPKGIYKESEVFDVYLSLLSNKNAEIQKAAFDCLLTYKQKHVTPYKENLYKLINEKSFKAELVMFRVDSESEAILSEHRPLLMPLIMRMIYGKLLGGGGPKSGSKCSGQNRRTAIMRFLVGCEERELIVFMQMVFRVLYSQIQFSECPLEMTRHIVNTLDLEHVLPPRRLLSSVNMCAVILKQCGALSGTDGLYYMLRVLLCVGANIKAMLMHRSSVHSGYFSTISKVRVTTVETLTTFFQHFENFSWNKSFLDSVFEVFIEPSLSKMPVECLQHPTPLMKLLVVWSQIPRYYCLLGYPINNLTPIEILIDILISDKTHGGVKKIILEVIDRLLTFDGTYNDAMDVDVPALDIPLPSLPLEYEDVLNVGSRLLYNYLPTILKYLYNELSKKRGVGLASIEMSILTRASELVRDQQSSSNLLSLLFPVLLKKATSDEMAIAPLFATVNCLVANVDDVGSLPRQLATLYGTVVGQHSRNMLLEFTKIIAKKSPNSNIHCDILNDLNAWDKRHLDQPDFDCRMNALKKIKVLLDSNDISVEFGAFVIYNCFYIFNNVNDIGLRDTASTCLKNISCYLCLKYAKQSPERTFILDSVLLPSIRNGIQGSKELVQYESISLLGHLSRKCAHVHFVFNDLQPLSNETDLEGDFFENIQHLQTYRKVKALHRFCEIMKKSYHCPRPKTIVHYLLPLANQFLCSQKYSAKNSLVDAAIDAVTTMSRILPWQQYETLLKFYLNKMRQSIDFQKQTVRIVSGILDSFHFDLSRTAERESIVIQNLTPVKKIKDTSQNATQNNETENENLDKVENEMEVDDNIDVVGDDDNDNDDENDEKNENNELILEKIHVLCPSTAIKITKAISVGLLPQLNKNLAQYSESDRSHKINRKQAEYDKEEMEMLKIPVALAVVKLLKKLPKIMLEENLQGVFMKLCTFLKSRLESVRRVTRETLQNIMVTLGTSYMSMLLNEMTALLTQGFQVHVLIYTIHAIFVSLSERFEKGDMDNCLPYILEVVKVDLFGSSSDEKEVTKIAGKTVEARGNKSYNTLHIAAEFVTEKSLINIIMPFKEVLFSTLSFKNIRKCNESLRHIVTGLVDNKFIKTECLLEFAYGTVSQSIPALNENSKQEVKKKEVLKKPDSFIIPQEPQRTSIPFDRTVCARTNAHELVQFGLSLFQFMLKREMLKSAAFSSFVDPFVSLVMDSLKSQHIKLITLSLQCMTWLLKRDLPSVKENIKTISESLFEIIHKYATGQNCTGDNAELVMSAFKTLSTFIREVKYHRLNDDQLRQSVLYAEQELSTVEDGGCTVTTTFTLIKALLSRQHNCPELKELMTHVAKASITCERDAVRTQARQTFYQYLMDYPIGKALNGHIQFFLSQLEYEVQNGRESALEMITSLIKTLPPDVLRNHSSAMFISLGAQMVNDSVASCRKSAAEAITIMLGKLTKNIISTLYEITLTWLQGAKIIHRQLGAQLISLFVNAEGKEFNNRVKTTLPLLCKYLKRNVILDGPGRFVRIHTPVENNQDLDHLLFQCLQTCVNIANTCPSIFTKSYLNEHIINIATSCQELLRDDHEWVRLGALQFLKKYLSSVDAKAVALCASKKIDKEEKRFLYSNARQSVKSLCLDLVDQIIPGHEILEDILKDTMENLLYLSDILKLVQSKKVKDDKNELSLGWLLKNLNKLVYIEVSKYPQHNTVRKTVFKYYGALSARLERSKLISVLKIILKPLIRELSTTDDASIDNRRIAKSASIIVKKKCGPETYNENCSIIQRNLNARRALRKKASLLQVVTDPELASKRKIAKQAKKKGNKKRKMEKLKQKTIITRIKKDLDLEEYC
- the LOC113560590 gene encoding small subunit processome component 20 homolog isoform X2 translates to MKPHRHKEYNRFKFQPFSERISEIDVDVFHRVGHSNEDFDDTQKTRFSQAIERWNDLNRSESYNQLCSNLKQSQLESLPQLLARKHEISQVLFKYMEDSDPLSIQAALEFVVAFAQDLRQEFYEYFPEFLRLCIKLLRTKDAEQIEWSFTCLAYLFKFLWRLIVRDIKPVFECIVLLLGDDQPPYVNDFAAESFSFVARKVKDKKFFLKMVLKNLKHKRDSIYGCSKLLFEVIKGMAGGLHTCADLFLPVYLNSLADTDISYKLLNDVLNMLFDNILGHIEPKKSTPIWTILKKTTSEFLTIYNNNQNERTIDNLNQALILCHRFIAHKNGSCIQNLTEVFEWVLDYLNYAPQLAEDHLHTLCSIVSTLCLSSIGLPSYQSNTLIEKVMSLKNINILVAFTEQMYTYINFELSIIQKFLNFVAELINTNKEIPKSIVICLSRYLNDNSPLRSYSYDKWRINYKNTLYGRHNDSEIIGNYILKYLENIQISNCDADDVPCYLILLQHFCHNEKTSTTILKKLFELTTKELENADVINLFSFLNIIETIMRLRENFNDWFDLHELIPKLNLLLNNKYGCCALVLEIIHVLILNLQIQISDNYIKELENKLIDLLSSPYHQVRLTSCKILVLINSPTHTHLMERNSLFKLLESVEIVPISLNEYRARLLRIQHLDNNDTFLNTYKTVKDASEIAVKFLLGNLHINFRPIWDPVVKLIVSHAKASKTFWPVYEKQLELSVRHDNYVIKPAEPKEEFTSDFISERYKKLNNTTERVDINNYRILLWNSMVDFGDLIESKNKDIVIHFLNFIRSEYMQSNSELANSWNIKQNLDENNLETDIEDNLNETSSEEPINSNKSLTKLLLSHLKLMSTIRNPKGIYKESEVFDVYLSLLSNKNAEIQKAAFDCLLTYKQKHVTPYKENLYKLINEKSFKAELVMFRVDSESEAILSEHRPLLMPLIMRMIYGKLLGGGGPKSGSKCSGQNRRTAIMRFLVGCEERELIVFMQMVFRVLYSQIQFSECPLEMTRHIVNTLDLEHVLPPRRLLSSVNMCAVILKQCGALSGTDGLYYMLRVLLCVGANIKAMLMHRSSVHSGYFSTISKVRVTTVETLTTFFQHFENFSWNKSFLDSVFEVFIEPSLSKMPVECLQHPTPLMKLLVVWSQIPRYYCLLGYPINNLTPIEILIDILISDKTHGGVKKIILEVIDRLLTFDGTYNDAMDVDVPALDIPLPSLPLEYEDVLNVGSRLLYNYLPTILKYLYNELSKKRGVGLASIEMSILTRASELVRDQQSSSNLLSLLFPVLLKKATSDEMAIAPLFATVNCLVANVDDVGSLPRQLATLYGTVVGQHSRNMLLEFTKIIAKKSPNSNIHCDILNDLNAWDKRHLDQPDFDCRMNALKKIKVLLDSNDISVEFGAFVIYNCFYIFNNVNDIGLRDTASTCLKNISCYLCLKYAKQSPERTFILDSVLLPSIRNGIQGSKELVQYESISLLGHLSRKCAHVHFVFNDLQPLSNETDLEGDFFENIQHLQTYRKVKALHRFCEIMKKSYHCPRPKTIVHYLLPLANQFLCSQKYSAKNSLVDAAIDAVTTMSRILPWQQYETLLKFYLNKMRQSIDFQKQTVRIVSGILDSFHFDLSRTAERESIVIQNLTPVKKIKDTSQNATQNNETENENLDKVENEMEVDDNIDVVGDDDNDNDDENDEKNENNELILEKIHVLCPSTAIKITKAISVGLLPQLNKNLAQYSESDRSHKINRKQAEYDKEEMEMLKIPVALAVVKLLKKLPKIMLEENLQGVFMKLCTFLKSRLESVRRVTRETLQNIMVTLGTSYMSMLLNEMTALLTQGFQVHVLIYTIHAIFVSLSERFEKGDMDNCLPYILEVVKVDLFGSSSDEKEVTKIAGKTVEARGNKSYNTLHIAAEFVTEKSLINIIMPFKEVLFSTLSFKNIRKCNESLRHIVTGLVDNKFIKTECLLEFAYGTVSQSIPALNENSKQEVKKKEVLKKPDSFIIPQEPQRTSIPFDRTVCARTNAHELVQFGLSLFQFMLKREMLKSAAFSSFVDPFVSLVMDSLKSQHIKLITLSLQCMTWLLKRDLPSVKENIKTISESLFEIIHKYATGQNCTGDNAELVMSAFKTLSTFIREVKYHRLNDDQLRQSVLYAEQELSTVEDGGCTVTTTFTLIKALLSRQHNCPELKELMTHVAKASITCERDAVRTQARQTFYQYLMDYPIGKALNGHIQFFLSQLEYEVQNGRESALEMITSLIKTLPPDVLRNHSSAMFISLGAQMVNDSVASCRKSAAEAITIMLGKLTKNIISTLYEITLTWLQGAKIIHRQLGAQLISLFVNAEGKEFNNRVKTTLPLLCKYLKRNVILDGPGRFVRIHTPVENNQDLDHLLFQCLQTCRHVKNYYETTMNGLD